One Luoshenia tenuis genomic region harbors:
- the dinB gene encoding DNA polymerase IV codes for MAADRTILHCDCNGYYASVECLFRPELREVPMAVCGDPDSRHGIILAKNELAKRYGVVTAETIWQAKRKCPELTLVAPHHDAYSRISKQINEIYGQYTDRVEAFSIDESWLDVTGSLHLFGTGRQIADELRRRIREEIGVTISVGVSFNKVFAKLGSDYKKPDATTEITRENYRDILFPLPVRDMIFIGHRAAETLQKVGVKTIGDLAGTEMEKLTALLGKAGQTMWRYANGLDDAPVLRPDEQEAAKSIGNGITFAHNLETEQDVRAGILALADTVGRRLRRHKVKCTVVQLQIKDPDLKVISRQRSLERPTDLSGEIAREAMELLCEAWPKGKPIRMMSVTGAGLVGEGAAEQLNLFDSGEDRARRGQLEQALDAIEGRFGRGTVRRGSLLNSDIMSDRKRPGEDR; via the coding sequence ATGGCTGCGGACAGGACTATACTGCATTGCGATTGCAACGGCTACTACGCATCGGTAGAGTGCCTGTTCCGCCCGGAACTGCGGGAGGTGCCCATGGCGGTGTGTGGCGACCCGGATAGCCGCCACGGCATCATTCTGGCAAAAAACGAGCTGGCCAAGCGCTATGGCGTGGTAACGGCGGAGACCATCTGGCAGGCAAAGCGCAAGTGCCCGGAGCTGACGTTGGTGGCGCCCCACCACGATGCATACAGCCGCATCTCAAAGCAGATCAACGAGATCTACGGCCAATATACCGACCGGGTGGAGGCCTTCTCCATCGACGAGAGCTGGCTGGATGTGACGGGCAGCCTGCACCTGTTCGGCACCGGACGCCAGATCGCCGACGAGCTGCGCCGGCGCATCCGCGAGGAGATCGGCGTGACCATATCGGTAGGCGTTTCCTTCAATAAAGTATTTGCCAAGCTGGGCAGCGATTATAAAAAGCCGGACGCCACCACGGAGATCACCCGGGAGAATTACCGGGACATCCTCTTTCCCCTGCCGGTGCGGGATATGATCTTCATCGGCCATCGCGCGGCGGAGACGCTGCAAAAGGTAGGCGTCAAGACCATTGGCGACCTGGCCGGGACGGAGATGGAGAAGCTGACCGCGCTTTTGGGCAAGGCCGGGCAGACGATGTGGCGCTACGCCAACGGCCTGGACGATGCGCCCGTACTGCGGCCGGATGAACAGGAGGCGGCCAAGTCCATCGGCAATGGGATCACGTTCGCCCACAACCTGGAGACCGAGCAGGATGTGCGCGCCGGGATACTGGCGCTGGCCGATACGGTGGGCAGGCGCCTGCGCCGCCACAAGGTCAAATGCACGGTGGTACAGCTGCAGATCAAGGACCCTGACCTGAAAGTGATCTCCCGCCAGCGCAGCCTGGAGCGCCCCACGGACCTTAGCGGGGAGATCGCCCGGGAGGCTATGGAGCTGCTCTGTGAGGCCTGGCCCAAGGGTAAGCCCATCCGCATGATGTCGGTCACCGGGGCGGGGCTGGTGGGCGAGGGGGCGGCAGAGCAGCTGAACCTGTTTGACAGCGGGGAGGACCGGGCGCGCCGGGGGCAGCTGGAGCAGGCGCTGGACGCCATCGAGGGCCGGTTCGGAAGGGGAACGGTGCGCCGCGGCTCGCTTTTAAACAGCGATATTATGAGCGACCGAAAGCGCCCGGGAGAGGACCGGTAA
- a CDS encoding zinc dependent phospholipase C family protein: MRRGTDAPPDWETELKKTMPAFFAHWSCAQRAIFKLDDAKASTLIARHPMAFTLGAQGPDILFYYHLLPTKDNEGMRELGSRMHKEKTGAFFREMLTYVAKEAPERALLTTYLLGFASHWALDAMAHPFVYYRAGFPGPEADQDEIIMTNARHRFYESALDVALLKEDGWHPSDNNIHRMIRMPAWQRQAIARTFANAAAKVYEVKITPEMVDETIKEMTHWLKFMRDPHGRKAKWAAKMEHKYNMPGVATASLWPKKVPEGMDPLNLNHVDWAVPWDEGLHSRSDFLSIFDRAVDQGSAMQRAILGAVRGQWGIEEAMNVLGNRSYSTGLDSDEKVQMRYSRSVFTGELEKAWPLHPKGLETGNLK; the protein is encoded by the coding sequence ATGCGGCGCGGTACCGACGCGCCGCCAGATTGGGAAACGGAGCTGAAAAAGACTATGCCGGCGTTTTTTGCACACTGGTCCTGCGCGCAGCGGGCGATTTTTAAACTGGATGATGCCAAGGCCTCGACCCTGATCGCCCGGCACCCCATGGCCTTTACCCTGGGGGCGCAGGGCCCGGATATTCTGTTTTACTACCACCTGCTGCCCACCAAGGATAACGAGGGAATGCGGGAGCTGGGCAGCCGGATGCATAAGGAAAAGACCGGCGCGTTTTTCCGGGAGATGCTGACCTACGTGGCCAAAGAGGCGCCGGAGCGCGCGCTTTTGACCACCTACCTGCTGGGCTTTGCCAGCCACTGGGCGCTGGACGCCATGGCGCATCCCTTTGTCTACTACCGCGCGGGCTTCCCCGGGCCGGAGGCGGATCAAGACGAGATCATCATGACCAATGCGCGCCACCGTTTTTACGAATCGGCGCTGGACGTGGCGCTGCTTAAAGAGGATGGCTGGCACCCCAGCGACAACAACATCCACAGGATGATCCGCATGCCGGCCTGGCAGCGACAGGCCATCGCCCGTACGTTTGCGAATGCCGCGGCGAAGGTGTATGAGGTAAAAATCACCCCGGAGATGGTGGATGAGACGATCAAGGAGATGACCCACTGGCTCAAGTTCATGCGGGACCCCCACGGGCGCAAGGCCAAGTGGGCGGCCAAAATGGAACACAAGTATAACATGCCCGGGGTGGCTACGGCCAGCCTGTGGCCTAAAAAGGTGCCCGAGGGGATGGACCCGTTGAATCTCAACCACGTGGATTGGGCCGTGCCCTGGGACGAGGGGCTGCACTCCCGCAGCGACTTCCTCTCGATTTTTGACCGGGCGGTGGACCAGGGCAGCGCCATGCAGCGGGCCATTTTGGGCGCGGTGCGCGGCCAGTGGGGGATTGAGGAGGCGATGAACGTGCTGGGTAACCGCTCTTATTCAACGGGCCTTGACAGTGACGAGAAAGTGCAGATGCGCTACAGCAGGTCCGTTTTTACCGGCGAGTTGGAAAAGGCCTGGCCGCTGCACCCCAAGGGACTGGAAACGGGCAATTTGAAATAA
- a CDS encoding CapA family protein, which translates to MAQKKRRPQGRFFVILLLLLALIAGTVWAASGGMWQLMRGEQAQATPSPEPTVEQAQATPTPEPTPQPPVDIQISVVGDVMTHDNQIKSAKNEDGTYSFEDVFATIAPTLSRADLTLANLETTCAGEAARGYTGYPTFNSPETLLDALKGAGVDVLTLANNHICDRKKDGIINTVQNVADRGFMQTGAFATQEDAEKILIADVKGVKVAILAYSYAFNGMEETIPQEDRSWMLNQIDMGKIKRNIKKAKEEGADVVICCVHWGEEYTRQPNATQKKQADEILSLGCDIIFGSHPHMLQPIERRTVTNSDGSTREALVVWSLGNFLSDQRAQYKDTGMMVEVNLQKDMQTGAITIGEVGYTPTYVARTPRSDGLYNYRIVPSGQYDQEEILQLMDAEGKKRVAQTWSEATTLIGSEAAEPRKD; encoded by the coding sequence ATGGCGCAAAAGAAGAGAAGACCGCAGGGCCGTTTTTTTGTGATCCTGCTGCTGCTCCTGGCACTGATCGCCGGGACCGTATGGGCGGCCAGCGGCGGTATGTGGCAGCTGATGCGGGGCGAACAGGCGCAGGCCACGCCCAGCCCGGAGCCGACAGTGGAGCAGGCGCAGGCCACGCCAACGCCCGAGCCTACGCCTCAACCGCCGGTGGATATCCAGATCAGCGTGGTGGGGGATGTGATGACCCACGATAACCAGATCAAATCCGCCAAAAACGAGGATGGCACTTATTCCTTTGAGGACGTATTTGCTACCATTGCGCCCACCCTCTCACGGGCCGACCTGACCCTGGCCAACCTGGAGACCACCTGCGCGGGGGAGGCGGCCCGGGGCTACACCGGATATCCGACCTTTAACAGCCCCGAGACCTTGTTGGACGCGCTGAAAGGCGCGGGGGTAGACGTGCTGACCCTGGCCAACAACCATATCTGCGACCGGAAGAAGGACGGCATCATTAATACCGTGCAAAATGTGGCTGACCGGGGCTTTATGCAGACCGGCGCTTTTGCCACCCAGGAGGATGCGGAAAAGATCCTGATCGCGGATGTGAAGGGGGTAAAGGTGGCCATACTGGCGTACAGCTATGCCTTTAACGGCATGGAGGAGACCATCCCCCAAGAGGACCGGAGCTGGATGCTGAACCAGATCGACATGGGCAAGATCAAGCGGAACATAAAAAAGGCCAAGGAAGAGGGCGCGGACGTGGTGATCTGCTGCGTGCACTGGGGGGAGGAATACACCCGCCAGCCCAACGCCACCCAGAAAAAGCAGGCCGATGAGATCCTCTCCCTAGGATGCGATATCATCTTTGGCAGCCATCCGCACATGCTCCAGCCCATCGAGCGGCGCACGGTGACGAACAGCGACGGCAGCACCCGGGAGGCGCTGGTGGTATGGTCCCTGGGCAACTTCCTCTCGGACCAGCGGGCGCAGTACAAGGACACCGGCATGATGGTGGAGGTAAACCTGCAAAAGGATATGCAGACCGGCGCGATCACCATTGGCGAGGTGGGCTATACCCCCACCTATGTGGCACGCACCCCCCGGAGCGACGGGCTGTATAACTACCGCATCGTCCCCTCCGGACAGTATGACCAGGAGGAGATCCTCCAGCTGATGGACGCGGAGGGGAAAAAGCGGGTGGCCCAAACCTGGAGCGAGGCCACCACCCTGATCGGCAGCGAGGCGGCCGAGCCGCGCAAGGATTAG
- a CDS encoding helix-turn-helix domain-containing protein, with protein sequence MAKDRALGIRIRELRRRQGLTQRALCEALELKASTLSQYESGQRTPDDAIKARIADFFGVSLDYLLGRDEFIQPALEKGEPFPVTVMDDSLKNLGVVRFSRLQVQEGAPVEDGQLALVAFKDGRTLVRRLERKNGWVLLIAENGAYETLMVRPRDVEILGRVTHALLPLGREKGKKSEH encoded by the coding sequence ATGGCCAAGGACCGGGCACTGGGCATCCGCATACGGGAGCTGCGCCGCCGCCAGGGGCTGACCCAGCGGGCGCTGTGCGAGGCGTTGGAGCTGAAGGCCTCCACTCTCTCCCAGTACGAATCCGGCCAACGCACGCCGGACGATGCCATCAAGGCCAGGATCGCGGACTTTTTCGGCGTGAGCCTGGATTACCTGCTGGGCCGGGACGAATTTATCCAGCCCGCGCTGGAAAAGGGCGAGCCGTTCCCCGTAACGGTAATGGACGACAGCCTGAAAAACCTAGGCGTGGTGCGCTTTAGCCGCCTACAGGTGCAAGAGGGCGCCCCTGTGGAGGATGGGCAGCTGGCGCTGGTAGCGTTTAAGGATGGCCGTACCCTGGTTAGAAGGTTGGAGCGCAAGAACGGCTGGGTGCTGCTGATCGCCGAGAACGGGGCTTATGAAACGCTGATGGTCCGCCCGCGGGACGTGGAGATCCTAGGCCGGGTGACCCATGCGCTGCTGCCGCTGGGCAGGGAAAAGGGTAAAAAATCGGAACATTGA
- the asnS gene encoding asparagine--tRNA ligase — MTKTTVAALKNTASQLDGQTITLSGWVRTVRDSKALGFIELNDGSCFSSIQIVFTEEKLENFKQIAKLSVGSAITVEGTLVLTPGARQPYEVQAECIAIEGDCPPDYPLQKKRHSFEFLRQMAPLRPRTNTFAAVFRVRSLCAYAIHKFFQERGFVYVHTPIITASDCEGAGEMFQVTTMDLNDIPKDGEGNVDYGQDFFGKQANLTVSGQLNVEPFALSMRSVYTFGPTFRAENSNTPRHAAEFWMIEPEIAFADLDDDMALAEDMVKYIINYVLEQAPDEIAFFNQFVDKGLLERLKNVAGSDFGRVSYTEAIELLQKSGRNFQYPVAWGCDLQTEHERYLSEEVFARPVFVTGYPKEIKAFYMRMNEDGKTVAAMDLLVPGIGELIGGSQREEREEVLVSRIEELGMRKEDYTWYINTRRYGGCKHAGYGLGFERMIMYLTGMSNIRDVLPYPRTVGTAEY, encoded by the coding sequence ATGACCAAGACCACCGTGGCGGCGTTGAAGAACACAGCCAGCCAATTGGACGGGCAAACGATCACCTTGAGCGGATGGGTGCGCACCGTGCGCGACTCCAAGGCCCTGGGCTTTATCGAGCTCAACGATGGGAGCTGCTTTTCTTCCATCCAGATCGTCTTTACGGAAGAAAAACTGGAGAACTTTAAGCAGATCGCCAAGCTCTCCGTGGGCAGTGCCATTACCGTAGAGGGGACGCTGGTGCTGACCCCCGGGGCGCGCCAGCCCTATGAGGTGCAGGCCGAGTGCATCGCCATTGAGGGAGATTGCCCGCCGGATTATCCGCTGCAAAAAAAGCGGCATTCCTTTGAGTTTTTGCGGCAGATGGCGCCGCTGCGGCCCCGCACCAACACCTTTGCGGCGGTGTTCCGGGTGCGCTCGCTTTGCGCTTACGCCATCCATAAATTCTTCCAGGAGCGGGGCTTTGTCTATGTGCACACCCCCATCATCACGGCCAGCGACTGCGAGGGCGCGGGCGAAATGTTCCAGGTGACCACGATGGACCTAAACGACATCCCCAAAGACGGGGAGGGAAACGTGGATTACGGCCAGGACTTTTTCGGCAAGCAGGCCAACCTGACGGTGAGCGGCCAGCTCAACGTGGAGCCGTTTGCGCTCTCCATGCGCAGCGTGTACACCTTTGGCCCCACCTTCCGGGCGGAGAATTCCAATACGCCCCGGCATGCGGCGGAGTTTTGGATGATCGAGCCGGAGATCGCCTTTGCCGACCTGGACGACGATATGGCCCTGGCCGAGGACATGGTAAAGTACATCATCAACTACGTTTTGGAGCAGGCGCCCGACGAGATCGCCTTTTTCAACCAGTTTGTGGATAAGGGGCTGCTGGAGCGGCTGAAAAACGTGGCCGGGTCCGATTTTGGCCGCGTGAGCTATACCGAGGCGATCGAGCTGCTGCAAAAGAGCGGCCGCAATTTCCAGTACCCGGTGGCGTGGGGATGCGACCTGCAGACCGAGCACGAGCGCTACCTTTCCGAGGAGGTATTTGCCCGGCCGGTATTTGTGACCGGTTACCCCAAGGAGATCAAGGCCTTTTACATGCGGATGAACGAGGATGGCAAGACCGTGGCGGCCATGGATCTGCTGGTGCCGGGCATTGGCGAGCTGATCGGCGGCAGCCAGCGCGAGGAGCGCGAGGAAGTGCTGGTTTCCCGCATCGAGGAGCTGGGCATGCGCAAGGAGGACTATACCTGGTACATCAATACCCGGCGCTACGGCGGCTGCAAGCACGCGGGTTACGGCCTGGGCTTTGAGCGGATGATCATGTACTTAACGGGCATGAGCAATATCCGCGATGTGCTGCCCTACCCCCGCACGGTGGGTACGGCGGAGTATTAA
- a CDS encoding DeoR/GlpR family DNA-binding transcription regulator yields MLAVERMQEILHWLRERRVATVEELAEKFDVSGATIRRDLERMERNGLLQRTHGGAVLMEGSGQDAPFLLRQAQSRQAKERIARAALTFVQDGQTVLMDSSSTTLQLAPLLGQRSGLTVVTNGLRAAEMLGECGNIQVLCTGGRLRENAVSLVGGTAMAFLANIQVDVAFISCRGFSIEAGATEGSIEEAELKRVMLAHARRKVLLCDYSKVGEVFLHKLIDAKELSGLICENVLPEDARAYLEQHGVQVIQA; encoded by the coding sequence ATGTTAGCGGTTGAAAGAATGCAGGAGATATTGCACTGGCTGCGGGAGCGGCGCGTGGCTACGGTGGAGGAGCTGGCGGAAAAGTTTGACGTCAGCGGCGCGACGATCCGCCGCGATTTAGAGCGCATGGAGCGCAACGGGCTTTTGCAGCGCACCCACGGTGGGGCGGTGTTGATGGAGGGCAGCGGGCAGGATGCGCCGTTTTTGCTGCGCCAGGCCCAGTCCCGCCAGGCGAAAGAGCGCATTGCCCGGGCGGCGCTGACCTTTGTACAGGACGGACAGACGGTGCTGATGGACTCCTCCTCCACGACGTTGCAGCTGGCCCCGCTATTGGGGCAGCGCAGCGGCCTTACGGTGGTGACCAACGGGCTGCGCGCCGCCGAGATGCTGGGCGAGTGCGGCAATATACAGGTGCTTTGCACCGGCGGACGGCTGCGCGAAAATGCCGTGTCGCTGGTGGGCGGCACGGCGATGGCGTTTCTGGCCAATATCCAGGTGGATGTGGCGTTTATCTCCTGCCGGGGCTTTAGCATCGAGGCCGGGGCGACGGAGGGTTCCATCGAGGAGGCGGAGCTTAAGCGCGTAATGCTGGCCCACGCCCGGCGCAAGGTGCTGCTTTGCGATTACTCCAAGGTGGGCGAGGTGTTTTTGCACAAGCTGATCGACGCCAAGGAGCTAAGCGGGCTGATCTGCGAGAACGTGCTGCCCGAGGATGCGCGCGCGTATTTAGAGCAGCACGGGGTACAGGTCATTCAGGCCTAG
- a CDS encoding sugar phosphate isomerase/epimerase family protein encodes MPKFACQCITWGPANNSENKELIFREVKQAGFAGLEMGARNLRPEFVDFYKEMLDKYELELAALHCGGEFTSDAAIEKNYASLQEAITIAKAMGLDKLFFSGFPNGWPDFKRDDESEFRCEAKVLERFGKECLDNGITLCYHNHHWEFLKDKMGLNIIFDVNPDYLKLVPDVGWVTRGGDDPVEFVKKYADRIVALHFKEFTAQGDFTELGTGIVNFPGVYELYKDDPDIWIVAEQDQSKTTPLESATANCRYLKTLAGI; translated from the coding sequence ATGCCGAAATTTGCATGCCAATGTATCACCTGGGGCCCGGCCAATAACTCCGAAAACAAGGAGCTGATCTTTAGAGAGGTCAAACAGGCGGGTTTTGCCGGCCTGGAGATGGGCGCGCGGAACCTGCGCCCGGAATTTGTGGATTTTTATAAGGAGATGCTGGACAAGTACGAGCTCGAGCTGGCGGCGCTGCACTGCGGCGGCGAGTTCACCTCGGATGCGGCGATCGAAAAGAACTACGCTTCCCTGCAGGAGGCTATCACCATTGCAAAGGCCATGGGGCTTGATAAGCTGTTCTTCTCCGGCTTTCCCAACGGCTGGCCGGATTTTAAGCGGGATGACGAGAGCGAGTTCCGCTGCGAAGCCAAGGTGCTGGAGCGCTTTGGCAAGGAGTGCTTGGACAACGGCATTACCCTTTGCTACCATAACCACCACTGGGAATTTTTAAAGGATAAGATGGGGCTGAACATCATCTTTGACGTGAACCCCGATTACCTCAAACTGGTGCCGGATGTGGGCTGGGTGACCCGCGGCGGAGACGACCCGGTGGAATTTGTGAAAAAGTATGCCGACCGCATCGTGGCGCTGCACTTTAAAGAGTTCACCGCCCAGGGCGACTTTACCGAGCTGGGCACGGGCATTGTCAACTTCCCCGGCGTGTACGAGCTGTATAAGGACGACCCGGATATCTGGATCGTTGCCGAGCAGGATCAGAGCAAGACCACGCCGCTGGAGAGCGCCACGGCCAACTGCCGCTACCTTAAGACGCTGGCCGGCATCTAA
- a CDS encoding L-rhamnose isomerase has product MSNFADAYRYARDRYADIGVDTEAAIAKLDAVPISLHCWQGDDVAGFEPNDGGLTGGIAATGNYPGAARTPDELREDLEMALSLLPGPHKVNLHANYRVGGSDVDRDKIGPEHFTYWTDWARDQGLGLDFNPTFYSHPNSANGYTLASRDEGIRRFWIEHGICCRRIGRAMAEATGQRCVVNLWIPDGEKEFPVDALAPRARLKDSLDQIYAQKIPEDLVLDAVESKLFGLGSESYVAGSHEFYLCYCMAHPELALTLDLGHFHPTESIAAKLSALSLFLNRLLLHTSRPVRWDSDHVVAYDDSLCDALREVVRLQALDRIVLALDYFDASINRIAAWVVGMRNTRRALLQALLEPTENLRQMEARGDLAGRLALLEALKGYPSGIVFDEYLRRHDLAAGNQFMAAIYRYEADVLANRK; this is encoded by the coding sequence ATGTCCAATTTTGCAGACGCCTACCGTTACGCGCGGGATCGCTATGCGGATATCGGCGTGGATACGGAGGCAGCCATCGCCAAACTGGATGCCGTGCCCATCTCCCTGCACTGCTGGCAGGGGGACGATGTAGCCGGTTTTGAACCCAATGATGGGGGGCTGACCGGCGGCATCGCCGCCACCGGCAACTATCCCGGCGCGGCCCGCACCCCGGATGAGCTGCGCGAGGACCTGGAGATGGCCCTTTCCCTTTTGCCCGGGCCGCACAAGGTCAACCTGCACGCCAACTACCGCGTGGGCGGGTCAGATGTGGACCGGGACAAGATCGGCCCGGAGCACTTTACCTACTGGACCGATTGGGCCAGGGATCAAGGCCTGGGGCTGGATTTCAACCCCACGTTTTACTCCCATCCCAACAGCGCCAACGGGTATACCCTGGCCAGCCGGGATGAGGGCATCCGCCGTTTCTGGATCGAGCATGGCATCTGCTGCCGCCGCATCGGCCGGGCCATGGCCGAGGCGACCGGGCAGCGCTGCGTCGTCAACCTGTGGATCCCGGATGGGGAAAAGGAATTCCCGGTGGACGCCCTTGCGCCCCGCGCCCGCCTCAAAGACAGCCTGGATCAGATCTACGCCCAAAAGATCCCCGAGGATCTGGTGCTGGACGCGGTGGAATCCAAGCTGTTCGGCCTGGGGAGCGAAAGCTATGTGGCCGGCTCGCACGAGTTTTACCTGTGCTACTGCATGGCCCACCCGGAGCTGGCGCTCACGCTGGACCTGGGGCACTTCCACCCCACCGAGTCCATCGCCGCCAAGCTGAGCGCGCTGAGCCTGTTCCTAAACCGCCTGCTGCTGCATACCAGCCGCCCCGTGCGCTGGGACAGCGACCACGTGGTGGCCTATGACGACAGCCTTTGCGATGCACTGCGCGAGGTCGTGCGCCTGCAGGCGCTGGATCGCATCGTTTTGGCGCTGGATTATTTCGACGCCTCCATCAACCGCATCGCCGCCTGGGTGGTGGGCATGCGCAACACCCGCCGCGCGCTGCTCCAGGCCCTGCTGGAGCCGACCGAAAACCTGCGCCAAATGGAGGCCCGGGGCGACCTGGCCGGGCGCCTTGCCCTGCTGGAGGCGCTCAAAGGCTATCCCAGCGGCATCGTGTTTGACGAGTACCTGCGCCGGCACGACCTGGCCGCCGGCAACCAGTTTATGGCCGCCATCTACCGTTACGAGGCGGATGTCCTGGCCAACCGCAAGTAA
- a CDS encoding NAD(P)/FAD-dependent oxidoreductase has product MGNQFDVIIIGAGPAGIFTALELTKCKPGIRPLILDNGRTIDNRRCPARTTGKCVNCKVCAIMNGWAGAGAFSDGKLSLSHEVGGNLTDYMTQDEAQALIDYADTVYTGFGAPDTVHGLNDRKVEEIAYEASKHNIKLIPCPVRHMGTELAFEVLRNMYVHLMEKTQTVFWEQTSALDLIVEDGAIRGVNVERADGKQEAVYAPYVIAAPGRGGAQWLSGAAKAAGIHTMNNEVDIGVRVEVPNSVMDHLTKHLYEAKLVYYSDTFENKVRTFCMNPGGLVSEEHYEGGIAVVNGHSYKEDNRKTGNTNFAMLVSTRFTQPFDQPIEYGKYIAQLGNMLTGGGIMVQRLGDLLQGRRTDESRLRKSTTVPTLKTAVAGDLSFVLPQRYLTSIVEALRAFDKLAPGLYSKNTLLYGVEVKFYSSKVEVKPNFETQVQGLYAIGDGAGITRGLMQASVTGVVVARDIAARG; this is encoded by the coding sequence ATGGGAAATCAATTTGACGTGATCATCATCGGCGCGGGGCCGGCCGGCATCTTTACGGCGCTGGAGCTGACCAAATGCAAGCCCGGGATCCGGCCGCTGATCCTGGACAACGGCCGCACCATCGACAACCGCCGCTGCCCGGCGCGCACCACCGGCAAGTGTGTGAACTGCAAGGTCTGCGCGATCATGAACGGCTGGGCCGGGGCGGGCGCTTTTTCGGACGGCAAGCTCTCCCTCTCCCACGAGGTGGGGGGCAACCTGACCGATTATATGACCCAGGATGAGGCGCAGGCGCTGATCGATTACGCCGATACCGTCTATACTGGCTTTGGCGCGCCGGATACCGTGCATGGCTTGAACGACCGCAAGGTTGAGGAGATCGCCTACGAGGCGTCCAAGCATAACATCAAGCTGATCCCCTGCCCGGTACGGCATATGGGTACGGAGCTGGCTTTTGAGGTGCTGCGCAATATGTACGTACACCTGATGGAAAAGACCCAGACCGTATTTTGGGAGCAGACCTCCGCGCTGGATCTGATCGTGGAGGACGGCGCCATCCGCGGGGTGAATGTGGAAAGGGCGGATGGGAAGCAGGAGGCGGTCTACGCACCTTACGTGATCGCCGCGCCCGGCCGGGGCGGCGCCCAGTGGCTCAGCGGGGCGGCCAAGGCCGCGGGCATCCATACCATGAACAACGAGGTGGACATCGGCGTGCGGGTGGAGGTGCCAAACTCCGTAATGGATCACCTGACCAAACATCTGTACGAGGCCAAGCTGGTCTACTACTCGGATACTTTTGAGAACAAGGTGCGCACCTTTTGCATGAACCCGGGCGGCCTGGTCAGCGAGGAGCACTACGAGGGCGGCATCGCGGTGGTCAACGGCCACAGCTATAAAGAGGATAACCGCAAGACCGGCAACACCAACTTCGCCATGCTGGTATCCACCCGCTTTACCCAGCCCTTTGACCAGCCCATCGAATACGGCAAGTATATCGCCCAGCTTGGGAATATGCTCACCGGCGGGGGCATCATGGTCCAGCGCCTGGGTGACCTGCTGCAGGGCCGGCGCACGGATGAATCCCGTCTGCGCAAATCCACCACCGTGCCCACGCTTAAGACCGCGGTTGCGGGGGACTTAAGCTTTGTACTGCCCCAGCGGTACTTGACCTCCATCGTAGAGGCGCTGCGGGCCTTTGATAAGCTGGCCCCGGGGCTCTACTCCAAAAACACCCTGCTTTATGGGGTGGAGGTAAAGTTCTACTCCTCTAAAGTAGAGGTGAAGCCCAACTTTGAGACCCAGGTGCAGGGTTTGTATGCCATTGGGGACGGCGCGGGCATTACCCGGGGGCTGATGCAGGCCTCGGTCACCGGCGTGGTGGTGGCGCGGGATATCGCCGCCAGGGGATAG
- a CDS encoding class II aldolase/adducin family protein, translating to MALSYMQTREEICDIAHRLWQLGFVAANDGNISVKLEDDLYITTPTGVSKSMVTPDKLVLVDGQGQVLEASGGYRPSSEFPMHLRCYAERADVRAVVHAHPPTATGFAIAHIPLDSYTMPEAVLTIGSVPIAPYGTPSTQEIPEAIAPFLQEHDAIMLANHGAVTVGVDLMNAYFRMETLEFFAKITLTARLLGGEHELTQEQQETLIAMRPQFGLKGRHPGIKKYR from the coding sequence ATGGCCTTATCTTACATGCAAACCCGCGAGGAGATCTGCGATATTGCCCACCGCCTGTGGCAGCTGGGCTTTGTAGCCGCCAACGACGGCAACATTTCCGTCAAATTAGAGGATGATCTGTACATCACCACCCCTACCGGGGTGAGCAAGTCCATGGTCACCCCGGATAAGCTGGTACTGGTGGATGGGCAGGGCCAGGTGCTGGAGGCCAGCGGCGGTTACCGTCCCTCCTCCGAGTTCCCCATGCACCTGCGCTGCTATGCCGAGCGTGCGGACGTGCGCGCCGTGGTGCACGCCCATCCGCCCACGGCCACCGGCTTTGCCATCGCCCACATTCCGCTGGACAGCTACACCATGCCCGAGGCGGTGCTGACCATCGGCTCGGTGCCCATCGCCCCCTACGGCACCCCCTCCACCCAGGAGATACCGGAGGCGATAGCCCCGTTTTTGCAGGAGCACGACGCCATCATGCTGGCCAACCACGGCGCGGTGACCGTGGGCGTGGATCTGATGAACGCCTACTTCCGCATGGAAACGCTGGAGTTCTTCGCCAAGATCACCCTGACTGCGCGTCTGCTGGGCGGCGAGCACGAGCTGACACAAGAGCAGCAAGAGACCCTGATCGCCATGCGGCCCCAGTTTGGGTTAAAGGGAAGGCACCCGGGCATTAAAAAGTACCGCTAA